ATCTGCTCAGTAGCGGGGTTGGGGAAGATGTTGAACTCAGTAGTTACTGCTTCGTTAGCAGTTACGTTGATTGTGATTGCATCAGTCAAAGTAAGACCGATAGAAGGAACAATACCAGAAGCATAACCAGCGCCATACCATTGGTTGTCCTGTAGGCCAGTTACCGTTCCAGTAGGATCGATGTAGGCAGAACGAACAATAGAAGCAGGAATGAAGTAGTTAGGCATAGAGTCGATAGTAAAGTCATACTTATCTTCAGAGTTACCAATAAAGATATGACGAGTAGTATTATCGGCGTTACGCAGACCGTTAATTTGGTCGCTGCAAAGAATCGTAGCTACATAGAAAGAGTTGGGCTGTAGAACAGCGCCAGTTCCCCCGTTTAGGTTGCTAAGTGCAACGGCACGTTGGCGGAAAGTAGGAGCAAGATCAAGCGCGAAAGTATCTACACCCAAAGCTTGAATAGGCAATTCGGGATCAGAAGGGCCAGTAGGCTGAACTGTCCAGAAACCGCTTCCATCATCATCATTAAACTTATAGAGACGAACTTGAACAACAGCTTCAGTTACACCTGTAGCTGCATTGGCAGTAGCTCCAGTATAAAGGAAAGAATCCGCAACGATAGAATCACCATTAGTGACTGTATAGTTAGGAATGTAGTACATAGAACCCCATTCGTGCTCTGCAGGTAGGAAACCATCTGCAGTACGCACACCTGGAAGCGTACCGTTGTCAGCAGTGGGGAAACCTGTTAGGTCACGGCCCACCTTAGAAAGGTAATCATCGGCAGTGATCGTAAAGAAGTCCGTATAAACATCATTAGTGGTATCCGTTTGCATGTTAGCGCTATAAGATACAGAGTAATCTACACGGTAGTCACCAGCAGCAGTGGGCATCCAACCGTTGCTAAATCCAGGCATATAAAGTGCAGTATCAGTACCAGGAGCGATAGCGGGAACGGCCATAGAGTCCATAACGGCAACAGTACCACTACTTACTTCAGAGACAGTCACATAAAGCATAGCTTCACCAGCGTTGATATCTCCGATATCGTTGTTTACGATATTGGCACCCCAGCCCATTTCGTCGGCATTTACCATACGTAGAGGCAACTGAGTAGAACCTACCACTTTGGGGGGATTGTACTCATCATCAATAGCAATGTCATAGGTTACCTCAGAAGTGCGGACGGTAACATCATCTACACCATAGTAGTAAGAATCACCTTCAAAGGAGAAGCGAACGTGGCAGTTAGTCAAGCTAGTAGCCGCATTAATAATGCTAGATACATTGAAGGTAACCATACCTTCACCAGCATCACCATTAGGAATACCAAGAGCAGCGATCACGTCAAAATCTGTCCAAGTTGTACCACCATCTACAGAAAAGCCAGCGCTATTATCTGTAGATTGAAAGTCACGAAGACCAGCATAGAACTCAAGAACAACAATAGAATCCTCGTATCCAGTCAAGTCAAAAGCAGGAGAGGTAATAGTACTTA
This genomic interval from Saprospira grandis contains the following:
- a CDS encoding T9SS type A sorting domain-containing protein yields the protein MSAQTVLWGAGSSDPQIDSIGRFAADTITGLDGLGWTVDSVAGEWVYSVDGISQGAFSSGTPGLTSPSVGDGVAFLDSDFWYGEGVVPQISTITSPAFDLTGYEDSIVVLEFYAGLRDFQSTDNSAGFSVDGGTTWTDFDVIAALGIPNGDAGEGMVTFNVSSIINAATSLTNCHVRFSFEGDSYYYGVDDVTVRTSEVTYDIAIDDEYNPPKVVGSTQLPLRMVNADEMGWGANIVNNDIGDINAGEAMLYVTVSEVSSGTVAVMDSMAVPAIAPGTDTALYMPGFSNGWMPTAAGDYRVDYSVSYSANMQTDTTNDVYTDFFTITADDYLSKVGRDLTGFPTADNGTLPGVRTADGFLPAEHEWGSMYYIPNYTVTNGDSIVADSFLYTGATANAATGVTEAVVQVRLYKFNDDDGSGFWTVQPTGPSDPELPIQALGVDTFALDLAPTFRQRAVALSNLNGGTGAVLQPNSFYVATILCSDQINGLRNADNTTRHIFIGNSEDKYDFTIDSMPNYFIPASIVRSAYIDPTGTVTGLQDNQWYGAGYASGIVPSIGLTLTDAITINVTANEAVTTEFNIFPNPATEQISAKVELTEMNSNVEYIITDATGRVVIKEQKADLQSDVVTYDVSQLPAGVYFFTVRTAQGASSQKFVKQ